The following proteins are co-located in the Triticum aestivum cultivar Chinese Spring chromosome 1A, IWGSC CS RefSeq v2.1, whole genome shotgun sequence genome:
- the LOC123188033 gene encoding F-box/FBD/LRR-repeat protein At3g26920 produces MEAAAAAASAAAAAAKDAALAASVAAAAAAKDAAAAAVTAKEATDAAKDAAAAASAAALNAKEAAAAASAAALNAKEAAVKASAAALDAEEAAAVAVTAGQAATAAAAAMQASQKRRFADAALDAKEAAPVAVTAGQAAGPINAEEAAPLAVNAGRLAAASAVATQASKKRKSAAVALNYKVPAPATVTAVEATPVPLQASNKCKFPIIDVDQDPPGSRDVDDAGSVDHIGRLPDAVLCSIVSLLPTKEGARTQVISRRWRPLWHSAPLNLVVDQELNSNNHNLGDLISKILSVHPGPARRFSLCLSSSKYHGKIKGWLSSQALDKLQEFELIPKHWFDVRDTFYLLPLSVYRLAPTLRVAKFGGCRFSDWIVKLSLKFPCLKQLTLDRVAISEDALQSMLSDCYALESLELKKNSGFRRLCISSQTLKSVGFCTNWFKESVPLQELVIEDAPCLERLLPLVPQVGPRTIRVISAPKLNILGALSTGITELQLGTTVFRNMIAVDLTTKMHSVRVLVLDYTNLDIVVNFLKCFPCLERLHVFFQSRMSCINPQEYDPPEPIECLELHLKEVLLKNYNGTIPLCIDFAKFFVLNAKVLKKMKITLPYHRQYNWFANQHRLLRTKDRISQDARIELRCGNNVYFRDNRNTHDLSMADPFDVPSSGCKKCSGSPF; encoded by the exons atggaggcggcggcggccgccgcatcGGCTGCAGCGGCGGCTGCCAAGGACGCGGCCTTGGCCGCTTCGGTTGCAGCGGCGGCTGCTGCcaaggacgcggcggcggcggcggtgactgcAAAGGAGGCGACGGATGCCGCCAAGGACGCGGCTGCGGCGGCTTCGGCTGCGGCTTTAAACGCCAAGGAGGCAGCTGCGGCGGCCTCTGCTGCGGCTTTAAACGCCAAGGAGGCAGCCGTGAAGGCCTCTGCTGCGGCCTTGGATGCCGAGGAGGCAGCTGCTGTGGCGGTGACTGCAGGCCAGGCGGCGACCGCTGCGGCGGCAGCTATGCAAGCTTCCCAGAAGCGTAGGTTTGCGGATGCGGCGTTGGATGCCAAGGAGGCAGCGCCCGTGGCGGTGACTGCTGGGCAGGCAGCAGGGCCAATAAATGCCGAGGAGGCAGCGCCTTTGGCGGTGAATGCAGGGCGGCTGGCGGCCGCTTCGGCGGTGGCGACGCAAGCTTCCAAGAAGCGTAAGTCTGCTGCTGTGGCGTTAAATTACAAGGTGCCAGCGCCTGCGACGGTGACTGCAGTTGAGGCGACGCCGGTGCCATTGCAAGCATCCAACAAATGTAAGTTCCCGATCATTGACGTGGACCAAGATCCACCAGGGAGCAGAGACGTCGATGATGCGGGGAGTGTCGATCACATCGGCCGCCTCCCGGATGCCGTTCTCTGCAGTATCGTCtctcttctccccaccaaggaagGTGCCCGCACGCAAGTCATCTCTCGCCGATGGCGTCCGCTATGGCACTCCGCTCCTCTCAACCTCGTGGTGGACCAAGAACTCAACAGCAACAACCACAATTTGGGCGACTTGATTTCAAAGATCCTCTCTGTGCATCCTGGCCCCGCACGCCGCTTCTCGCTCTGCCTCTCTAGTAGCAAGTATCATGGCAAGATCAAAGGCTGGCTTAGTTCCCAAGCCCTGGACAAGCTACAGGAGTTTGAGCTCATCCCCAAGCACTGGTTTGACGTCAGGGATACGTTCTACCTACTGCCATTGTCCGTCTACCGCTTAGCGCCCACGCTCCGTGTGGCCAAGTTTGGCGGCTGCCGTTTCTCCGACTGGATTGTGAAGCTGTCGCTCAAGTTTCCGTGCCTCAAGCAGCTCACCCTGGATAGAGTCGCCATCTCGGAGGACGCTCTCCAGAGCATGCTCTCTGACTGCTATGCCTTGGAGAGCCTTGAGCTAAAGAAAAATTCTGGCTTTCGTCGCCTCTGCATCAGCTCCCAAACTCTTAAGAGTGTAGGCTTTTGCACTAACTGGTTTAAAGAAAGTGTCCCTTTGCAAGAGTTGGTCATCGAGGATGCCCCGTGCCTTGAGAGATTGCTACCACTTGTTCCACAGGTTGGCCCAAGGACCATACGGGTAATCTCGGCACCTAAACTGAACATATTGGGTGCACTCTCTACAGGCATAACAGAACTTCAGCTTGGAACCACAGTTTTCCGG AATATGATTGCTGTTGACTTGACAACCAAAATGCACAGCGTGAGGGTGTTGGTTCTTGACTACACTAATCTGGATATAGTGGTTAACTTCCTCAAGTGCTTCCCCTGCTTGGAGAGGCTGCATGTCTTT TTCCAGTCAAGGATGAGTTGTATTAACCCCCAGGAGTATGACCCACCGGAACCGATTGAATGCCTTGAGCTGCATCTCAAAGAAGTACTGTTGAAGAATTATAATGGCACCATCCCTTTGTGTATTGACTTTGCCAAGTTCTTTGTTTTGAATGCGAAAGTGCTAAAGAAAATGAAAATCACATTGCCTTACCACCGGCAGTATAACTGGTTTGCTAATCAACACCGGCTGCTGCGGACCAAAGATAGAATTTCTCAAGATGCTCGGATTGAACTGAGATGCGGCAATAATGTTTATTTCAGAGACAACAGGAACACCCATGATTTGTCAATGGCTGATCCTTTTGACGTGCCCTCCAGCGGATGTAAAAAGTGTAGTGGATCCCCATTTTGA